The stretch of DNA tatattttactttaataactaattttgattattaaattcaGTGTACATATAATGtggttgaaaaatattttgtgaagtAAGTATACATCTTTCAAGAGTTATActatatcaaaatataaatactaaGTTACTAAATAAAAACATGATAATTAACTTGGTATAATaccacacacacacatataatTAATGCAGATTGCATTGCATTTCATTTATAAtgtttgatatttaatttaatgctCAATGCTGAAGAATGCTTCTTTATGGTGTTCCTATCTCCAATGTAAGTGATGAATTATTTTTGCTttgacaattaattaattattaaatattaattaattaaaattatattatattttcatacaGGCCAACTTTTTATAGAATTTACAAGAAGAAAATCATAGAAGGGTTTCAAGCAATTCCATACATAACAGCACTGTTCAGTTCAACACTTTGGATTTATTAAGCAATATTTGTGAAGGATGCAACATTTCTCCTCACCATAAACATCTTTGGAATTGTTATTAAATCAATATACCTTGCCATATTCTTAATCTATTCCTCCAAGAAAGCCAGGATATGAATATTCATATAACTAACTCTTGTCTCCcatatttctaaattattataaagttaataattaattttatttttaatgtgacAGCTTTCTACAATTAAGATTATTTTGTTGTTGAATGTGTTTGGAATTGGAGCTATAGTTCTATCAACCTTATACCTTACAAAAGGAGACAAACGTGTTACAGTTATAGGATGGTTTAACCTCATCTTAAACATTTGTGTATTTACTTCCCCTCTTGATAGCTTGgtaagaattaattaattaattaattaattaatacttatataattaaaaattttttttttgtatttaaaaaaaaattagaggtATGGTTACTTTGGATATGTATGGAGAAAATTGCTGACAGGATCCATGTTTCTTGAAAATAGTCAAATTGAAGAAAATGATGCAAAGGAAGTAGTTATATTTGTAAACTTGAAGATTGATTTCCACATCCTCATCCATGTAGTAGTTTTTAATGTTAAATAAGATTATTGTGCTTCTAAATCATTAGAGTTCTGTTTTTATTGAGATATGTTTAaataattcttttgtttttgtatcAATTACTACTCGCATTTATGttaaaattgcaagaagcttTTATGTTTCTAGtgctaaaatatttaaaaaagttgATCCATATTACATATGCATAATATGAAAGTGaggtaaatttaaaaaataacaacaatctACTATGATTAGTAGCATGAGGAGGATTTTAACTTAACTAGGAAATAcactatatatataagtataataAGAATCAAGAGAAAGTGAACGGCAATAGATTAAGGTTAGTACAAGTTAATTTAGTCCCAACTCATAGGATAAACATTCTGTTGTTATTGCtactactaaaataaaaataaaaataaaaattgtagcTAATAATCTTAATTTGCTAATGAATCCAACCgtcataattttatttcaaataaaaagttgtgagaaaatttttttaattttgcatCTGATATATaacgtatttttttaattctcgtGTAAGCATTCTCCGTGCGACACTTACAAGTGTTACAAGTCCTTTACCCTCAAACGCGCTTCTTATGGCATGTGCATTTCACGCGCCTTCTTAACAGACTTTTAAATCAATCAACGTGCGAATATATAACTTCCTTTTTTCAAAggattttgtttccttttttgaatttcttaccTTCTTTGTTCAATTCATTAATAATAAGTAGTAGTTGATTAGATGAGATGAGAtgagaattatatatattacttgCAGCAATGTAGTAATCTTTGAGGAAAAGGCCATAGAAGAACCACATAACGACGTTGATGGttaagaagaaggaaaaggcgAATGGCATGTACTCCACACTCCTCGTCTTTATCACTTTTCTCTGCAATCATGATGAGTAATTATTAGAAACTCACTCGCTATATATGTTGCTGGTTATGACTTATTAGTAGTTATTACATACCATGATGAAGAGAGGCGCAACGAAAACACTAATGTTGAAAACGAGGCAAATCCATCCAATGATAGAAAGACGCTTGGCTCCCTTAGATAGGTATAGAGTTGCCAATAGCAAAGCTCCAAACCCAAACACATTCAGCAACACGAGAAGCTTGATCATCGAAAACTGTATAACAACAACTTATTTAATTACAGAATAATCATAAatcaaagaaagtaaagaaagtTAGCTAGAATGAAAAAAGTACATTTACCCTAACCTTCTTTGGGGCATAAAACAGGAAGATAGCAAGGTAAGCAGTTTCTACAACAATTCCAACGGAGTTAATGGTGATAAGAAGAAGAGTAGCATCTTTTTTAACCAATGCGTAGTAAATCCAAAGCATTGTACTAAACATTGCAATCACATATGGAAGTGACTGAAATCTCTCGTTCGTTTTCTTCTTATATATATGTAGAAAAAGGTCGGTCTGTGTGCACATACACAAGTATATATTTAAAACATCTTACCCTTTTCCATTTTGGTGTGGTACAAGTTTTGTTTGAGGAAAAATGTTACCTTAGCTTCAAATAGTCAGACAGttatacttaaaataaaaattaatcaatgaATGTACCATGAAACTAAGTTCTAAAGTTCTAATAATGAAGACTATGTTAGACAAACCGTGTTGACATGAATGATCCGTGCGATGCATGGGAATCGTACTGGGATCGCACGGAGAATGCTCAcacgaaaattaaaaaaatacgttATATATCAGatgcaaaattaaaaaaattttctcacaactttttatttaaaataaaattatgacgGTTAGATTCATTAGCAAATTAAGATTATTAgctacaatttttatttttattttagtagtaGCAATAACAACAGGATGTTTATCCTATGAGTTAGGGCTAAATTAACTTGTACTAACATTATCTATTACCATTCACTTTCTCTTAATTCTTGCTATACTTATATCTAtgtatctacttaatatactaaaactggatTTTTCCCCAACTAATAGAAGTGAGGTGTAGATTCCTTATGAATCCATTTTTCCGCCAAAACGAATGcactattttctcttctaagTTTATTTTCTAAAAGGTCGGTCTGCATGCACATACACaagtattaattaatatatataataattcttgCTTGTaaatcaaaagaaagaaagaaagaaagaaagaaagaaggattATCATTGCTTGTAAATAGATGAATTCACCAAAAGAAGaatcataaacaaatttaagTTGACCTTATATTTAAAACATCTTACCCTTTTCCATTTAAAACAGTAACGCATTAGAACCAAACCCAATACTCTGGCAAATGACAGGAGCAAAAAAGAGGATGGAGTTAGTGCTAGTTAGCTGCTGGAATGCCGGAATCCCCAAGGCTCCTATCACAAGTTGGGGTTTGTACTTCCTCTTCAGGTGTGTCCTAAAGGGGCTAGTGACAGCTTGTGCTTCTTCACTGGCTTCAACAAGATATTGATATTCGGCATCAACATTCTTAGTCCCTCTTACTTTCTCCAATACTTTTCTTGCCTCGTCGAACCTTCCTTGTTCCACAAGACTGTTAGATGTCTCGGCACAGAAAATACCTCCAACAAGCATCAGAAGTGTCGGAATAGCCGCTAAGCCCAGCGAGATTTGCCATCCATGGGGATGTATTTCGTTAGTAAGATAGTTGATAAGGTTTGCAACCAAGATTCCAAAACAGGTTGTGAACTGAAAGAGTTGGTTGATTGCACCTCGATTCCTTGCCGAAGCCATTTCAGAAAGATACAAGGGTACAACTTGGTTGCCAAAGCCAATGCCTCCTCCAAGAAGGACCCTGCCAATGATGAGCATTGCATTGTTCTGTGCAACTATATTGAGTATTGCTCCAGCCAAG from Arachis duranensis cultivar V14167 chromosome 4, aradu.V14167.gnm2.J7QH, whole genome shotgun sequence encodes:
- the LOC107485453 gene encoding bidirectional sugar transporter SWEET14-like translates to MCTQTDLFLHIYKKKTNERFQSLPYVIAMFSTMLWIYYALVKKDATLLLITINSVGIVVETAYLAIFLFYAPKKVRFSMIKLLVLLNVFGFGALLLATLYLSKGAKRLSIIGWICLVFNISVFVAPLFIMRKVIKTRSVEYMPFAFSFFLTINVVMWFFYGLFLKDYYIAASLSMEVGDGQQTRFWEDVWLLGGALKDRFPRLFSVSNQEGSVIGTCGFWDRLEWIWNFQWRRELFQWELELLNQLHDILTPVWQKEMLPEEITSFSFTRSI